AAGATAGCCAACTGATTAAACTGGAGCGCCAGGCGATAGCTGTCCCATATGGCAAAAATATAGACCAGCACATAAAGCAACAGCCAACGGTTATTAACAATTTCTTTCGCCATATCAAAGCGGCCGGTGAACGAATATAAAATCGCCAAATTTACTTTACCCTGAGTATTAACTGTCATCTCCCAAAAGAATAGCAGAAAGCCGCTAATATAATTTCCCATACTAATATGGCCAAATCCCGGATAGGCTGCTGACCACCATGCCATAGTGATAGGATTACGCAAGTGAAAAAAATTAGTTGCCAAAGAGTTCATCGTGCCCTTGGGTCTCCGTGCCTGTTGTTGCTGAGATGTATCCATAAATGCTCCTATAGCAAAAAAAGTTACTTATTTTACTATTCCCGATTTAGCCTGATTCTAGTATTCACCATTTTGTCTTATCGAAGAAAAACGGAAATAGATTAACCAGATTAAATAGCACAGCCTATAATGATGATGCCCTGGCACTCATTCACAATGAGCGGCAGGGCATCATCATTATTACCGCGGGAATTTCACCATGAAAGTGCTTCCCGATTCTCCTGTCTTAACATTAATTTTTGCGTTATGCCGATTGGCTATGCTAAAACATATCGGCAATCCCAAACCGGTGCCGTTTTCTTTCGTCGTAAGGAAAGGCCTGCCTAAATTCTGCATAATATCTGCCGGAATACCCACTCCCTGATCTTGAATGAATAAAACCACCTGTTCATCTTCTATAAATGTACCAATTGTCAGTTTCCCTCCTGGCGGCATAGCTTCCAAACCATTTCTGGCCAAGTTGAGGATTAATTGACGCATCTCCTGAGCATCCAGAAACAACGAAGGGAGATCAGCCGATAATTCCAGAGCAATCCACTTTTCATGAAGTAATGCATCCGATTCCATTAATGGTAACATGGCTTCGATAATCTTATTCAAGTTCTGTGGTGATTGGTCAAGGCGTTTGTTTCTGGCTAAGGAAAGGTATTCTGTAATGATAGAATTAGCTCTGTCTAATTCGGTGATCATTAAATTGAACTGCGAATTAAAGTGAGAAAATTCCGTCTTGCGTATGAAGGATTGCAGAAAACCTCTTACTGTCGTTAAGGGATTTCTGATCTCATGGGCAATACCAGCAGCCATTTCCCCAATCAGATTTAACCTGTCGATGTGAGACATCTCTTGCTCCATGAGCTTGCGTGCAGTAATGTCAGCGATAATTGACCTATATTGTGATCCATAGTCACTAGCACCTGGCAACGGCATACTAATAATCTGAGCATGGATGGCCGCAGCATTCTTAGGGATAAACTTCAATTCGGTAATAACTTTTTGACCAGTCAATTTGCAGGTCTTAAGATGATCAAAAAAAAGCTTATAACTACCTTTATCAAGAAATACAGTCATCGGAATGCCGAGCAATCGCGCTCGCTCCATGCCTAATAAGGCCGCGCCAGCAAGATTAATCTCACTGATACAACCCCTTTCGTCGAAAGTCACATACCCAACCGGCGCAAAATCATAAAGATCCGCATAGCGGTTGCGGGATTCCTCCAACTCCCCTAGCGTCGCTTGCATCGTCCGGCACTGAACCTCCAAGTCCAGTTCCCGGGCCTGCAATTCATATTTCAGTCGCTGAATTTCTTCTGTTCCGGTATTATCCGTAAATAGGGGCGGTTTCGCGGGATGAATGAATCCCGGCTTACCTTCGGCATCTGAACAAGCCATATATTCTCCTCCTGATCATCCCC
The Sporomusaceae bacterium FL31 genome window above contains:
- a CDS encoding ATPase, yielding MACSDAEGKPGFIHPAKPPLFTDNTGTEEIQRLKYELQARELDLEVQCRTMQATLGELEESRNRYADLYDFAPVGYVTFDERGCISEINLAGAALLGMERARLLGIPMTVFLDKGSYKLFFDHLKTCKLTGQKVITELKFIPKNAAAIHAQIISMPLPGASDYGSQYRSIIADITARKLMEQEMSHIDRLNLIGEMAAGIAHEIRNPLTTVRGFLQSFIRKTEFSHFNSQFNLMITELDRANSIITEYLSLARNKRLDQSPQNLNKIIEAMLPLMESDALLHEKWIALELSADLPSLFLDAQEMRQLILNLARNGLEAMPPGGKLTIGTFIEDEQVVLFIQDQGVGIPADIMQNLGRPFLTTKENGTGLGLPICFSIANRHNAKINVKTGESGSTFMVKFPR